One region of Sylvia atricapilla isolate bSylAtr1 chromosome Z, bSylAtr1.pri, whole genome shotgun sequence genomic DNA includes:
- the F2R gene encoding proteinase-activated receptor 1 has protein sequence MRPRALLCALALLCCPPPRPGFPNNSSKPGIRSFSIRYSSSPDADLIPIDGDTENDLEIGSGATNHTGSFLREQVMSVQTARYLTSPWLTRFVPSVYTLVLVLSLPLNITAILVFLKKMKIEKPAVIYMLNLALADVLFVSVLPFKIVYHFSGNDWFFGPQMCRFITAAFFCNMYCSVMLMTSISFDRFLAVVYPMQSLGWRTLPRASLVCFIIWLVAIIGVIPFLLREQTMEIPRLNITTCHDVLRESELHGYYLHFFSVFSSVFFIVPFIISTVCYVCIIRCLSSSTMVAKQNKKTRALLLCVAVFSVFVICFGPTNVILLIHYIHFSYDNSLEYLYFAYLLCVSISSISCCIDPFIYYYASSQYQRQFFSLFNCKKTFDPNSSNSSGQLMSTTSSRRATLTTNVNNSVYRKLLAMH, from the exons ATGCGGCCCCGGGCGCTGCTGTGCGCCCTGGCGCTGCTCTGCTGCCCGCCGCCCCGGCCAG GCTTTCCAAATAATAGCAGCAAACCAGGCATCAGAAGCTTTTCCATACGTTATTCTTCCAGTCCAGATGCTGATCTTATACCTATTGACGGTGATACTGAAAATGACTTGGAAATCGGATCAGGAGCCACCAATCACACTGGATCATTCCTACGTGAACAAGTGATGTCAGTTCAAACAGCTAGATACCTCACCAGTCCGTGGCTGACTCGTTTTGTCCCTTCAGTTTACACCCTAGTGCTTGTGCTGAGCCTCCCTCTGAACATTACAGCCATACTCGTGTTTctaaaaaagatgaaaattgaGAAGCCAGCTGTAATATACATGCTGAATTTGGCCCTAGCAGACGTTCTCTTTGTAAGCGTGCTTCCATTTAAGATTGTTTATCACTTTTCTGGAAACGACTGGTTTTTTGGGCCTCAGATGTGCCGTTTCATCACTGCTGCCTTCTTCTGCAACATGTACTGCTCAGTAATGCTCATGACGAGCATCAGCTTCGATCGCTTCCTGGCAGTGGTGTACCCCATGCAGTCCCTGGGCTGGCGTACGCTGCCTCGTGCCTCGCTGGTTTGTTTCATCATCTGGCTTGTAGCAATAATTGGAGTTATACCTTTCCTCCTACGAGAGCAAACAATGGAAATACCCAGGCTGAACATAACGACTTGCCACGATGTGCTGAGAGAGTCCGAACTTCACGGCTATTACCTCCACttcttctctgtcttctcttctgtgttttttataGTGCCATTTATAATTTCTACTGTCTGTTACGTATGTATCATTCGCTGCCTTAGTTCTTCCACCATGgttgcaaagcaaaacaagaagaCGCGTGCCTTGCTCTTGTGTGtggctgttttttctgtttttgttatttgctTTGGACCAACAAATGTTATCCTCTTAATTCATTATATCCATTTTTCATATGATAACAGCTTAGAATATCTCTACTTTGCCTATCTACTCTGTGTTTCTATCAGCAGCATTAGCTGCTGCATTGACCCCTTTATTTACTATTATGCTTCTTCCCAGTATCAGAGACAATTTTTCAGCCTCTTCAATTGTAAAAAGACTTTTGATCCTAACAGTAGTAACAGCAGTGGCCAGTTGATGTCTACCACTAGTAGCAGAAGGGCTACACTGACTACTAATGTGAATAACAGTGTCTATAGAAAATTACTAGCAATGCATTGA